TGGCTTTCTTGGGCCGAACGGAGCCGGTAAAACAACGACGATCAAGATGCTCACCGGACTACTTACACCGACATCGGGCTCCGCAATCATCGCGGGTATTAACGTACAAGAGCAGCCTGTTATGGCCAAGGGACAGATGGCCTTTGTTCCAGATTCGCCCAATATCTATGATAAGCTGACCGCTAGGGAATTCTTACAGTTTGCCGCACAACTACGAAAGATTGAGCAGGCAGAAGCAACGCGGCGTATCGAGGAATATCTTGACTTGTTTGAACTAAGTGATCGAGCCGATGAATTATGCGGTGGATTTTCCCACGGAATGAAGCAAAAGGTCTGTCTTTCCGCAGCCCTTTTAGGGCAGCCTAAGGTGTTGTTCCTCGATGAACCCACCGTTGGTTTAGATCCCAAAAGCGCACGGTTAATCAAGGATATCCTCAGGGATTTCACCAACACTGGCGGAACTGTCTTCATGTCTACTCACATTTTAGAAATCGCTGAACAAATGTGTGACCGGGTGGGCATTATCCAAGCTGGTAAGCTGATCGCCCTCGGCAGCATTGACGAGCTTCGTGAGGGAGCACAGCATGTGGAAACGGGCAAACCCATCAGTCTAGAAGACCTTTTCCTAGAGCTTACATCCAATAACAACGAGGAATAGGGGGTGGAATGATGAGCTCACTAGCACTTTTGATTCGCTACCAATGGCTGCAAACCAAAAACTCCTTAAGGGAACCTAAGGCCAAAATGAAGGTCCTTCTTGTGGTCGCCGTATGGATAGCCTTAGCCTTCACTATTGGCAGAGGAATTTATGGAGTATTCACCTACTTAGATGAGGCAGCCGTAGAGCTTCCGGGTCTTGTACGTACCATCGAGGCATCGGTATTAAGTCTTTTGTGCCTTGGGGTTTTCTTTCTCATCCTCACCACGGGACTCAAAATACTATATGAACGCATTTTCGAAAGCGGCGACTTGCCCTTTCTGCTTTCTAACCCCATCTCTACCAGGACTGTCTTTGCCGCCAAGTTCATGGGATCCTTTGTGTACAATTTCCTTACAGCTGCAATGTTTATTCTACCGGCCTGGATCGCTTACGGGGTGAAAAACTCGGCTTCCGCCGCCTTCTATATCGCAGCAATACTTGCGGTGGTCTTGGGAGCACTTTTGATCCATAGTGTGCTTGCCTTGTTAATTCTTTTGATCATGCGGTTTGTGCCCTCTGCACGCTTAAAGCAACTCTTCATCGGACTTTCCTCTGTGGCCGCTTTACTCATTGTGATTGGCTCTCAAATGATGAACACCCGCATGATGCAGGAGCAGCTCCAAGATCCAATGGTCTTCCTGGAACAGGTGGGTCAGTGGGGCATTGGGAATAACCCTTACCTGCCCCATCTGTGGATGAGTCGCTTTGCTCTAAGCTTCCTCCCAAGCTTTGATTACTCACCCTGGGCCAATGGGTTGCCCCTCGTTCTGACCACCCTAATCCTGGGTTATCTAGCAATTAACCTGTCGGGCTCTTTCTTTCTCGCTGGTTGGGGTACCAAGGACGATAGCCCTAGGAAAACCGTAAAGAAGGCGCACAAAAGCACCTTCTCCTTCTGGCCCAAGCAAAGCAGCACCGCGGTGATCCACAAAGAGCTACTACTGGCCAAAAGGGAACCTTTGCTCTGGTATAACCTGGCGGTAACAAGTATTGTGCTTGGATTCTTCGTCTACAATTTGCTTTCAAGCACTCCCTCCGAGGAACCGGGCAT
The genomic region above belongs to Limnochordia bacterium and contains:
- a CDS encoding ABC transporter ATP-binding protein; protein product: MIIADGLTKKYGSLTACDQVSLHVHAGELFGFLGPNGAGKTTTIKMLTGLLTPTSGSAIIAGINVQEQPVMAKGQMAFVPDSPNIYDKLTAREFLQFAAQLRKIEQAEATRRIEEYLDLFELSDRADELCGGFSHGMKQKVCLSAALLGQPKVLFLDEPTVGLDPKSARLIKDILRDFTNTGGTVFMSTHILEIAEQMCDRVGIIQAGKLIALGSIDELREGAQHVETGKPISLEDLFLELTSNNNEE